In a genomic window of bacterium:
- a CDS encoding sigma-54 dependent transcriptional regulator, giving the protein MSEDKQHAGNGKQFLLASEDRPDEQNLDTLASSFGLIGRSSVIRTILHDIVKIAPSEVAVLIVGESGTGKDVVAKAIHKLSPRSHRSLVIVNSGAIAEGILESELFGHERGAFTGAVSERKGYFETANGGTIFLDEIGDMPLATQVKLLRVLETGEFLKVGGSTTKKSDVRVIAATNKNLEQMVRRGEFRKDLYYRLKAITLELPPLRTRKDDIPILIETFVQEFSEQSHGSFKGFTPDAIDALVDYRWPGNVRELRNLVESLLTLKRGERVTADDVMRNLKNFKDVDDWDNDENIHLPVPTHLTPEQAERELLYRTLLSLKQDVTDIKHFLASKFGINDGMHAQVAGAGFEKKLQPHKVVETEVYNVDDMLTDRETMTVDEAEKDLIIKALRKYDGKRSLAAKSLGLSERTLYRKIKQYALDL; this is encoded by the coding sequence ATGTCTGAAGATAAACAGCATGCCGGCAACGGTAAGCAATTTCTGCTTGCGAGCGAAGACCGGCCGGATGAACAAAACTTAGATACGTTGGCGTCGTCGTTCGGACTGATCGGACGTTCGTCCGTCATACGAACTATTCTTCACGATATTGTGAAAATAGCGCCGTCCGAAGTAGCCGTACTTATTGTAGGTGAAAGCGGAACCGGTAAAGACGTTGTCGCGAAAGCGATACACAAACTCAGTCCGCGCAGTCACCGCTCGTTAGTTATTGTTAATAGCGGCGCCATTGCCGAAGGAATTTTGGAGAGCGAACTTTTTGGACATGAGCGCGGCGCGTTTACCGGCGCGGTTTCTGAACGCAAAGGTTATTTCGAAACGGCCAATGGTGGAACGATCTTTCTCGACGAAATCGGCGACATGCCGCTGGCAACACAAGTCAAATTGTTGCGTGTGCTTGAAACCGGCGAATTTCTGAAAGTGGGCGGATCGACGACCAAAAAATCCGATGTACGCGTCATCGCTGCGACCAACAAGAATCTTGAACAAATGGTCCGCCGTGGTGAATTCCGGAAGGATCTTTATTACCGGTTGAAAGCCATTACGTTGGAATTGCCGCCGCTTCGTACGCGCAAAGACGATATTCCGATTTTGATCGAGACGTTCGTACAGGAATTTAGTGAACAAAGCCACGGTTCTTTCAAAGGCTTTACACCGGATGCGATTGACGCGTTGGTGGATTACCGATGGCCGGGTAACGTACGCGAATTGCGCAATCTTGTCGAAAGCCTTCTGACGCTCAAACGCGGAGAACGTGTTACGGCCGACGACGTTATGCGGAATTTGAAAAATTTTAAAGATGTCGATGACTGGGATAATGACGAAAATATCCATTTGCCAGTTCCGACGCATCTGACACCGGAACAAGCGGAACGGGAGCTTTTGTATCGAACGCTATTGTCACTCAAGCAAGATGTAACGGACATCAAGCATTTTCTGGCGTCAAAATTCGGTATTAACGACGGTATGCATGCGCAAGTGGCCGGCGCCGGTTTTGAGAAAAAACTTCAGCCACATAAAGTGGTTGAAACGGAAGTCTACAATGTGGACGACATGTTGACCGACCGTGAAACGATGACGGTGGATGAAGCGGAAAAAGACCTGATCATCAAAGCGCTTAGAAAATATGACGGCAAGCGCAGCCTGGCGGCCAAATCGCTCGGATTGTCAGAACGTACGTTATACCGCAAGATCAAGCAATATGCACTGGATCTATGA
- the gmk gene encoding guanylate kinase, with product MTTLKSSQGKLIVFSAPSGAGKTALKNELIKKDPTTVFSVSATTRKQRDGERDGKDYYFITEEEFKAHIDANDFIEYNHHFGNFYGTLRMAVEPDLRMGCNVILDLDVNGALSVKKQYPDQSVLIFIKPPSMDELKKRLMARGTETEESMKIRLARVEEEMQKAGDFDHTIINDTIERAANEILEIIRK from the coding sequence ATGACTACGTTAAAATCGTCGCAAGGTAAACTTATTGTCTTCAGTGCTCCTTCGGGAGCCGGTAAAACGGCGCTTAAAAATGAATTGATTAAAAAAGATCCGACGACCGTTTTTTCCGTATCCGCTACGACGCGTAAGCAACGGGATGGTGAGCGCGACGGCAAAGATTATTATTTTATTACTGAAGAAGAATTTAAAGCCCATATTGATGCAAACGATTTTATCGAATACAATCACCATTTCGGCAATTTTTACGGGACGCTACGAATGGCGGTCGAACCCGATCTGCGTATGGGTTGTAACGTTATTCTTGATCTCGATGTGAACGGCGCTTTGAGTGTTAAAAAACAATATCCCGATCAATCGGTTTTGATTTTTATCAAACCGCCATCGATGGACGAATTGAAAAAACGTCTTATGGCTCGTGGCACGGAAACGGAAGAAAGTATGAAAATTCGTCTTGCACGTGTGGAAGAAGAAATGCAAAAAGCAGGCGATTTCGATCATACGATTATCAATGATACTATCGAACGTGCAGCGAACGAAATATTGGAGATTATTCGAAAATAA
- a CDS encoding DNA alkylation repair protein, whose amino-acid sequence MPDQLKNIYNRTYINKLAECIKKIYPAFDRKLFIQNIFDDAWSELELKSRLRHITLALQCHLPENYQRALAILKKIAPQFNGFHAMFFPDYVEVAGLDDPETSVPALEYFTQFSSSEFAIRPFILRYGDRIMRTMETWAHHENHHVRRLASEGCRPRLPWAMALPEFKKNPIPILPVIEQLKADPSEYVRRSVANNLNDIAKDHPALVLEVAKKWYGKKPETDWIVRHACRTLLKRSDESTLKFFGFDSTNGVSLSSFQWKPKSLRIGKYGIFSFQLLTKKSVKLRVEYTISFMKSRGKHTKKVFMIAEREFSGNSVTTFHKKHSFRDLTTRKHYPGMHTITILVNGQKFSEKAFMLRR is encoded by the coding sequence ATGCCGGATCAATTAAAAAACATATACAACCGTACCTATATAAATAAGCTCGCTGAGTGTATTAAAAAAATTTATCCGGCATTCGACCGTAAGTTATTCATTCAAAATATTTTTGATGACGCATGGAGTGAGCTCGAATTGAAATCGCGATTGCGGCATATAACGCTGGCACTGCAGTGTCATTTACCTGAAAATTACCAGCGAGCGCTGGCGATCCTTAAAAAAATTGCGCCTCAGTTTAATGGATTTCATGCCATGTTCTTTCCGGATTATGTGGAGGTGGCTGGTCTGGACGATCCGGAAACATCGGTTCCTGCACTTGAATATTTCACTCAATTTTCAAGTTCGGAATTTGCGATAAGGCCATTTATTCTTCGTTATGGCGATCGTATTATGCGTACGATGGAAACATGGGCGCACCATGAAAACCACCATGTACGACGATTAGCCAGTGAAGGGTGCCGTCCACGGCTTCCGTGGGCAATGGCGTTGCCGGAATTCAAAAAAAATCCCATACCGATTTTGCCGGTAATCGAACAGCTAAAAGCCGATCCGTCGGAATATGTGCGCCGAAGCGTGGCGAATAACCTGAACGATATCGCCAAAGATCATCCTGCACTGGTTTTAGAAGTAGCCAAAAAATGGTATGGCAAAAAACCTGAAACCGATTGGATCGTCAGGCATGCTTGCCGAACTTTGCTGAAACGCAGTGACGAAAGCACGTTGAAGTTTTTCGGATTTGACTCTACCAACGGGGTGAGCTTAAGTTCTTTTCAATGGAAACCGAAATCACTGCGAATCGGTAAATATGGTATTTTTTCATTTCAATTGTTGACAAAAAAATCTGTTAAACTGCGTGTGGAGTACACAATCAGTTTTATGAAATCCCGCGGCAAGCATACTAAAAAAGTTTTCATGATTGCTGAACGTGAATTTTCAGGCAATTCCGTTACGACCTTTCATAAAAAACATTCCTTCCGCGATCTTACCACCCGAAAGCATTATCCTGGTATGCACACCATTACGATTTTGGTCAATGGTCAAAAATTTAGTGAGAAAGCTTTTATGCTTCGTAGATGA
- a CDS encoding VOC family protein, translating to MKKNAVNWFEIYVEDFEHAKKFYETILGTSIVETEDVGGMKIGIFPFDKDNGGVGGSIVCSPNMKASSNGTVAYLNAEGDLDGFIARAEKAGGKIVMPRMAIPPNGFIALISDPEGNTVGLHSYK from the coding sequence ATGAAAAAGAACGCTGTAAACTGGTTTGAAATTTATGTTGAAGATTTCGAACACGCGAAAAAATTCTACGAAACGATTTTAGGTACGTCAATAGTAGAAACCGAAGATGTCGGCGGAATGAAAATTGGAATTTTTCCTTTCGATAAAGATAACGGCGGAGTTGGAGGGTCGATTGTTTGTTCCCCGAATATGAAAGCTTCGTCCAATGGAACGGTTGCCTATTTAAACGCCGAAGGCGACCTGGATGGTTTTATCGCTCGTGCAGAAAAGGCGGGCGGAAAAATAGTCATGCCTCGTATGGCCATCCCGCCTAACGGATTTATTGCACTGATCTCAGACCCGGAAGGCAATACCGTCGGTTTGCATTCGTACAAATAA
- a CDS encoding antibiotic biosynthesis monooxygenase codes for MKRFLSLLFFIGMISCRPTETISEEVIEVAVTRVKTENVGQMPELMKEIREQLRRYDGFISMQSLRTDDTSRVFVDILRWRSKEHAQKAFDDFHKTDSCTRLMNAIESDIYFGHLKNY; via the coding sequence ATGAAACGTTTTTTGAGTTTGTTGTTTTTTATTGGAATGATAAGCTGCCGTCCGACGGAAACCATCAGTGAAGAAGTCATTGAAGTGGCCGTCACACGCGTAAAAACTGAAAATGTCGGTCAAATGCCTGAATTGATGAAGGAAATTCGTGAACAACTTCGGCGATATGACGGATTTATTTCAATGCAATCGTTGCGCACCGACGATACCTCAAGGGTGTTTGTTGATATCCTCAGATGGAGATCGAAAGAACACGCACAAAAGGCCTTTGATGATTTCCACAAAACAGATTCGTGTACACGATTGATGAATGCAATCGAAAGCGATATTTATTTCGGACATTTGAAGAATTATTAA
- a CDS encoding TfoX/Sxy family protein — protein sequence MNPDPLIKLIGPVTAGRLHTIGVHTREDIESLGSVEIYLRLKERFGNNVTLNALYGIEAIIRNINWLELSQEVKAKLKKEVQRSLRS from the coding sequence ATGAATCCCGATCCATTGATTAAACTGATTGGTCCTGTGACAGCCGGAAGGTTGCACACAATTGGCGTACATACCCGTGAGGATATCGAGTCTCTCGGTTCGGTAGAGATCTATCTGCGTTTGAAAGAGCGCTTTGGCAACAATGTTACACTCAACGCATTGTATGGGATCGAAGCAATTATCCGGAATATCAACTGGCTTGAGCTTTCACAGGAAGTGAAAGCCAAATTGAAAAAAGAAGTTCAGCGGTCGTTACGTTCCTGA
- a CDS encoding ankyrin repeat domain-containing protein yields the protein MFQKKDKGPQIKPELVKEFVTVGHGNFDKTKEMLNDLPALLNATWDWGSGDYETALGGASHVGSRDIAEYLIKAGARYDIFSAVMLGKLELVKTMLTIFPETINAKGPHGLSLIHHAKKGGDEALPVLEYLQSLGAS from the coding sequence GTGTTTCAAAAAAAGGACAAAGGCCCCCAAATCAAACCGGAATTAGTAAAAGAATTTGTTACGGTCGGTCATGGTAATTTTGATAAAACCAAGGAAATGCTGAACGATTTGCCGGCTTTATTGAACGCGACATGGGATTGGGGAAGCGGTGATTACGAAACTGCATTAGGCGGCGCTTCGCACGTAGGCAGCCGCGATATTGCCGAATACCTGATCAAGGCCGGCGCCCGGTATGATATCTTTTCCGCCGTAATGTTGGGTAAGCTGGAGTTGGTCAAAACCATGTTGACCATATTTCCGGAGACGATCAACGCCAAAGGTCCGCATGGTCTTTCGCTGATTCATCACGCCAAAAAAGGCGGGGACGAAGCGTTACCGGTTTTGGAATATCTTCAATCATTAGGCGCTTCTTAA